The Aequorivita sublithincola DSM 14238 genome window below encodes:
- the gdhA gene encoding NADP-specific glutamate dehydrogenase — protein sequence MKQSVKDFISEVEKQNPNEPEFLQAVTEVVETVIPFIEKNEKYANKKLLERMVEPERTLLFRVPWTDDKGEIQVNKGYRVQFNSAIGPYKGGLRFHPSVNLSILKFLGFEQTFKNSLTTLPIGGGKGGSNFDPKGKSDDEVMRFCQSFMTELCRHIGPNTDVPAGDMGVGGRELGYMFGQYKRIRNEFTGVLTGKGLAYGGSLIRPEATGYGNVYFAKKMLETQGESFKGKTVVISGSGNVAQYAAEKTIEFGGKVVTLSDSGGYIYDPEGINEEKLSFVMNLKNEKRGRISEYVKKYTGAKYNEGQNPWEVKCDIALPCATQNELKGDEAKMLLKNGCICVSEGANMPCTPEAVLAFQKAKILFAPGKASNAGGVATSGLEMSQNSLRLTWTAEKVDDKLHKIMNAIHAECVQYGKNGDGYVDYVKGANIAGFVKVADAMLAQGVV from the coding sequence ATGAAACAAAGTGTAAAGGATTTCATTTCTGAAGTCGAAAAACAAAACCCCAATGAACCCGAGTTTCTACAAGCGGTAACCGAAGTTGTTGAAACAGTGATCCCTTTTATAGAAAAAAACGAAAAATACGCCAACAAAAAACTCTTGGAGCGTATGGTAGAGCCCGAGCGCACTCTGCTTTTTCGAGTGCCTTGGACTGATGATAAAGGCGAAATACAAGTTAATAAAGGGTATAGAGTTCAATTCAATTCGGCCATCGGACCATACAAAGGCGGCTTGCGTTTTCATCCTTCCGTTAACCTGAGTATATTGAAGTTTTTAGGATTTGAACAAACTTTTAAAAATAGCCTAACCACGCTCCCGATAGGCGGCGGAAAGGGCGGCTCCAATTTTGACCCAAAAGGAAAAAGTGATGATGAAGTTATGCGTTTTTGCCAAAGTTTTATGACAGAATTATGCCGACACATTGGACCAAACACTGATGTTCCCGCAGGCGATATGGGCGTTGGTGGTCGTGAACTTGGCTATATGTTTGGCCAATACAAACGTATTCGCAATGAATTTACTGGAGTACTCACAGGAAAAGGCCTTGCCTATGGCGGTTCGTTAATTCGTCCAGAAGCAACGGGCTATGGAAATGTATATTTCGCAAAAAAAATGCTTGAAACCCAAGGAGAAAGCTTCAAAGGAAAAACAGTTGTTATTTCTGGCTCTGGAAATGTTGCGCAATATGCTGCCGAAAAAACGATTGAATTTGGAGGAAAAGTAGTTACGCTTTCAGATTCAGGAGGATATATTTATGACCCTGAAGGCATCAACGAAGAAAAATTATCCTTTGTAATGAATTTAAAAAACGAAAAACGCGGTCGTATTTCAGAATATGTCAAAAAATATACTGGAGCCAAATATAATGAAGGGCAAAATCCGTGGGAAGTGAAGTGCGATATTGCCCTACCCTGCGCAACCCAAAACGAGTTAAAAGGCGATGAAGCCAAGATGCTTCTAAAAAACGGATGTATCTGCGTGAGCGAAGGCGCCAATATGCCTTGCACACCGGAAGCTGTTTTAGCGTTTCAAAAAGCAAAAATTTTGTTCGCACCTGGAAAAGCTTCAAATGCTGGTGGTGTTGCAACATCGGGTTTAGAAATGTCTCAAAACTCGCTTCGACTAACTTGGACGGCAGAAAAAGTTGACGACAAACTTCACAAAATAATGAATGCTATTCACGCAGAGTGTGTTCAATATGGAAAAAATGGCGACGGATATGTAGATTATGTTAAAGGCGCCAATATTGCAGGTTTCGTAAAAGTTGCTGATGCCATGCTAGCTCAAGGAGTGGTTTAG